The following proteins come from a genomic window of Gossypium raimondii isolate GPD5lz chromosome 5, ASM2569854v1, whole genome shotgun sequence:
- the LOC105766212 gene encoding vesicle-associated protein 4-2-like isoform X5: MAIDTEQKSPSDGKVWGIFKLPFRQTGNNTKTTPSSSSASNLYIQTQPHAEGSNHHGSTISVSSVAKSLLPTRRRLKLDPANKLYFPYEPGKQVRNAVRIKNISKSYAAFKFQTTAPKSCFMRPPGAILAPGESIIATVFKFVEPPENNEKQMDQKSRVKFKIMGLQLTGRSDETIAMIESYLRANKMFVDHNEPQIEKVYSSYLEPKLEDVELCISGPESSFARNESRLACLLRQQSWIQGK, from the exons ATGGCGATAGATACCGAGCAAAAGTCACCCTCCGATGGCAAAGTTTGGGGAATTTTTAAGCTGCCTTTTCGCCAAACCGGGAATAATACCAAAACGACTCCGTCTTCTTCTTCAGCGTCTAATCTATACATTCAAACTCAACCTCATGCCGAAGGATCGAATCATCACGGCTCTACCATTTCAGTTTCCTCCGTTGCAAAGTCGCTTTTGCCGACTCGGCGTCGGCTCAAACTTGATCCAGCTAATAAGCTATATTTTCCAT ATGAACCTGGCAAACAGGTGAGGAACGCAGTCAGGATAAAAAACATAAGCAAGTCATATGCAGCTTTCAAG TTTCAAACAACTGCACCAAAGAGCTGTTTCATGCGCCCTCCGGGTGCCATTCTAGCCCCTGGCGAGAGCATCATAGCAACGG TCTTCAAGTTCGTGGAGCCTCCTGAGAACAATGAAAAACAGATGGATCAAAAGAGCAGGGTTAAGTTTAAAATCATGGGTCTACAATTGACTGGTAGAAGTGATGAGACT ATTGCTATGATAGAATCCTATTTACGGGCTAATAAGATGTTTGTAGACCACAACGAG CCTCAGATTGAGAAAGTATACTCTTCTTACTTGGAACCAAAACTTGAGGACGTTGAACTCTGTATATCAGGGCCCGAGAG TTCCTTTGCAAGAAATGAAAGCAGATTGGCATGCTTGCTTAGACAACAGAGTTGGATTCAAG GTAAATAA
- the LOC105766212 gene encoding vesicle-associated protein 4-2-like isoform X2 → MAIDTEQKSPSDGKVWGIFKLPFRQTGNNTKTTPSSSSASNLYIQTQPHAEGSNHHGSTISVSSVAKSLLPTRRRLKLDPANKLYFPYEPGKQVRNAVRIKNISKSYAAFKFQTTAPKSCFMRPPGAILAPGESIIATVFKFVEPPENNEKQMDQKSRVKFKIMGLQLTGRSDETIAMIESYLRANKMFVDHNEPQIEKVYSSYLEPKLEDVELCISGPESSFARNESRLACLLRQQSWIQGIMKMILLPR, encoded by the exons ATGGCGATAGATACCGAGCAAAAGTCACCCTCCGATGGCAAAGTTTGGGGAATTTTTAAGCTGCCTTTTCGCCAAACCGGGAATAATACCAAAACGACTCCGTCTTCTTCTTCAGCGTCTAATCTATACATTCAAACTCAACCTCATGCCGAAGGATCGAATCATCACGGCTCTACCATTTCAGTTTCCTCCGTTGCAAAGTCGCTTTTGCCGACTCGGCGTCGGCTCAAACTTGATCCAGCTAATAAGCTATATTTTCCAT ATGAACCTGGCAAACAGGTGAGGAACGCAGTCAGGATAAAAAACATAAGCAAGTCATATGCAGCTTTCAAG TTTCAAACAACTGCACCAAAGAGCTGTTTCATGCGCCCTCCGGGTGCCATTCTAGCCCCTGGCGAGAGCATCATAGCAACGG TCTTCAAGTTCGTGGAGCCTCCTGAGAACAATGAAAAACAGATGGATCAAAAGAGCAGGGTTAAGTTTAAAATCATGGGTCTACAATTGACTGGTAGAAGTGATGAGACT ATTGCTATGATAGAATCCTATTTACGGGCTAATAAGATGTTTGTAGACCACAACGAG CCTCAGATTGAGAAAGTATACTCTTCTTACTTGGAACCAAAACTTGAGGACGTTGAACTCTGTATATCAGGGCCCGAGAG TTCCTTTGCAAGAAATGAAAGCAGATTGGCATGCTTGCTTAGACAACAGAGTTGGATTCAAG GGATCATGAAGATGATTCTGTTGCCAAGATGA
- the LOC105766212 gene encoding vesicle-associated protein 4-2-like isoform X6 yields the protein MAIDTEQKSPSDGKVWGIFKLPFRQTGNNTKTTPSSSSASNLYIQTQPHAEGSNHHGSTISVSSVAKSLLPTRRRLKLDPANKLYFPYEPGKQVRNAVRIKNISKSYAAFKFQTTAPKSCFMRPPGAILAPGESIIATVFKFVEPPENNEKQMDQKSRVKFKIMGLQLTGRSDETIAMIESYLRANKMFVDHNEPQIEKVYSSYLEPKLEDVELCISGPERNESRLACLLRQQSWIQGK from the exons ATGGCGATAGATACCGAGCAAAAGTCACCCTCCGATGGCAAAGTTTGGGGAATTTTTAAGCTGCCTTTTCGCCAAACCGGGAATAATACCAAAACGACTCCGTCTTCTTCTTCAGCGTCTAATCTATACATTCAAACTCAACCTCATGCCGAAGGATCGAATCATCACGGCTCTACCATTTCAGTTTCCTCCGTTGCAAAGTCGCTTTTGCCGACTCGGCGTCGGCTCAAACTTGATCCAGCTAATAAGCTATATTTTCCAT ATGAACCTGGCAAACAGGTGAGGAACGCAGTCAGGATAAAAAACATAAGCAAGTCATATGCAGCTTTCAAG TTTCAAACAACTGCACCAAAGAGCTGTTTCATGCGCCCTCCGGGTGCCATTCTAGCCCCTGGCGAGAGCATCATAGCAACGG TCTTCAAGTTCGTGGAGCCTCCTGAGAACAATGAAAAACAGATGGATCAAAAGAGCAGGGTTAAGTTTAAAATCATGGGTCTACAATTGACTGGTAGAAGTGATGAGACT ATTGCTATGATAGAATCCTATTTACGGGCTAATAAGATGTTTGTAGACCACAACGAG CCTCAGATTGAGAAAGTATACTCTTCTTACTTGGAACCAAAACTTGAGGACGTTGAACTCTGTATATCAGGGCCCGAGAG AAATGAAAGCAGATTGGCATGCTTGCTTAGACAACAGAGTTGGATTCAAG GTAAATAA
- the LOC105766212 gene encoding vesicle-associated protein 4-2-like isoform X4 — MAIDTEQKSPSDGKVWGIFKLPFRQTGNNTKTTPSSSSASNLYIQTQPHAEGSNHHGSTISVSSVAKSLLPTRRRLKLDPANKLYFPYEPGKQVRNAVRIKNISKSYAAFKFQTTAPKSCFMRPPGAILAPGESIIATVFKFVEPPENNEKQMDQKSRVKFKIMGLQLTGRSDETIAMIESYLRANKMFVDHNEPQIEKVYSSYLEPKLEDVELCISGPERNESRLACLLRQQSWIQGIMKMILLPR; from the exons ATGGCGATAGATACCGAGCAAAAGTCACCCTCCGATGGCAAAGTTTGGGGAATTTTTAAGCTGCCTTTTCGCCAAACCGGGAATAATACCAAAACGACTCCGTCTTCTTCTTCAGCGTCTAATCTATACATTCAAACTCAACCTCATGCCGAAGGATCGAATCATCACGGCTCTACCATTTCAGTTTCCTCCGTTGCAAAGTCGCTTTTGCCGACTCGGCGTCGGCTCAAACTTGATCCAGCTAATAAGCTATATTTTCCAT ATGAACCTGGCAAACAGGTGAGGAACGCAGTCAGGATAAAAAACATAAGCAAGTCATATGCAGCTTTCAAG TTTCAAACAACTGCACCAAAGAGCTGTTTCATGCGCCCTCCGGGTGCCATTCTAGCCCCTGGCGAGAGCATCATAGCAACGG TCTTCAAGTTCGTGGAGCCTCCTGAGAACAATGAAAAACAGATGGATCAAAAGAGCAGGGTTAAGTTTAAAATCATGGGTCTACAATTGACTGGTAGAAGTGATGAGACT ATTGCTATGATAGAATCCTATTTACGGGCTAATAAGATGTTTGTAGACCACAACGAG CCTCAGATTGAGAAAGTATACTCTTCTTACTTGGAACCAAAACTTGAGGACGTTGAACTCTGTATATCAGGGCCCGAGAG AAATGAAAGCAGATTGGCATGCTTGCTTAGACAACAGAGTTGGATTCAAG GGATCATGAAGATGATTCTGTTGCCAAGATGA
- the LOC105766212 gene encoding vesicle-associated protein 4-2-like isoform X3, with protein sequence MAIDTEQKSPSDGKVWGIFKLPFRQTGNNTKTTPSSSSASNLYIQTQPHAEGSNHHGSTISVSSVAKSLLPTRRRLKLDPANKLYFPYEPGKQVRNAVRIKNISKSYAAFKFQTTAPKSCFMRPPGAILAPGESIIATVFKFVEPPENNEKQMDQKSRVKFKIMGLQLTGRSDETIAMIESYLRANKMFVDHNEPQIEKVYSSYLEPKLEDVELCISGPERSHDRVPLQEMKADWHACLDNRVGFKGS encoded by the exons ATGGCGATAGATACCGAGCAAAAGTCACCCTCCGATGGCAAAGTTTGGGGAATTTTTAAGCTGCCTTTTCGCCAAACCGGGAATAATACCAAAACGACTCCGTCTTCTTCTTCAGCGTCTAATCTATACATTCAAACTCAACCTCATGCCGAAGGATCGAATCATCACGGCTCTACCATTTCAGTTTCCTCCGTTGCAAAGTCGCTTTTGCCGACTCGGCGTCGGCTCAAACTTGATCCAGCTAATAAGCTATATTTTCCAT ATGAACCTGGCAAACAGGTGAGGAACGCAGTCAGGATAAAAAACATAAGCAAGTCATATGCAGCTTTCAAG TTTCAAACAACTGCACCAAAGAGCTGTTTCATGCGCCCTCCGGGTGCCATTCTAGCCCCTGGCGAGAGCATCATAGCAACGG TCTTCAAGTTCGTGGAGCCTCCTGAGAACAATGAAAAACAGATGGATCAAAAGAGCAGGGTTAAGTTTAAAATCATGGGTCTACAATTGACTGGTAGAAGTGATGAGACT ATTGCTATGATAGAATCCTATTTACGGGCTAATAAGATGTTTGTAGACCACAACGAG CCTCAGATTGAGAAAGTATACTCTTCTTACTTGGAACCAAAACTTGAGGACGTTGAACTCTGTATATCAGGGCCCGAGA GGTCGCATGATCGAGTTCCTTTGCAAGAAATGAAAGCAGATTGGCATGCTTGCTTAGACAACAGAGTTGGATTCAAG GGATCATGA
- the LOC105766212 gene encoding vesicle-associated protein 4-3-like isoform X1 codes for MAIDTEQKSPSDGKVWGIFKLPFRQTGNNTKTTPSSSSASNLYIQTQPHAEGSNHHGSTISVSSVAKSLLPTRRRLKLDPANKLYFPYEPGKQVRNAVRIKNISKSYAAFKFQTTAPKSCFMRPPGAILAPGESIIATVFKFVEPPENNEKQMDQKSRVKFKIMGLQLTGRSDETIAMIESYLRANKMFVDHNEPQIEKVYSSYLEPKLEDVELCISGPERSHDRVPLQEMKADWHACLDNRVGFKVNNSKGAEHRDHEDDSVAKMKVAEEALEAKQKVTNSLSATYDSIVFIIL; via the exons ATGGCGATAGATACCGAGCAAAAGTCACCCTCCGATGGCAAAGTTTGGGGAATTTTTAAGCTGCCTTTTCGCCAAACCGGGAATAATACCAAAACGACTCCGTCTTCTTCTTCAGCGTCTAATCTATACATTCAAACTCAACCTCATGCCGAAGGATCGAATCATCACGGCTCTACCATTTCAGTTTCCTCCGTTGCAAAGTCGCTTTTGCCGACTCGGCGTCGGCTCAAACTTGATCCAGCTAATAAGCTATATTTTCCAT ATGAACCTGGCAAACAGGTGAGGAACGCAGTCAGGATAAAAAACATAAGCAAGTCATATGCAGCTTTCAAG TTTCAAACAACTGCACCAAAGAGCTGTTTCATGCGCCCTCCGGGTGCCATTCTAGCCCCTGGCGAGAGCATCATAGCAACGG TCTTCAAGTTCGTGGAGCCTCCTGAGAACAATGAAAAACAGATGGATCAAAAGAGCAGGGTTAAGTTTAAAATCATGGGTCTACAATTGACTGGTAGAAGTGATGAGACT ATTGCTATGATAGAATCCTATTTACGGGCTAATAAGATGTTTGTAGACCACAACGAG CCTCAGATTGAGAAAGTATACTCTTCTTACTTGGAACCAAAACTTGAGGACGTTGAACTCTGTATATCAGGGCCCGAGA GGTCGCATGATCGAGTTCCTTTGCAAGAAATGAAAGCAGATTGGCATGCTTGCTTAGACAACAGAGTTGGATTCAAG GTAAATAATTCAAAAGGTGCCGAACATAG GGATCATGAAGATGATTCTGTTGCCAAGATGAAGGTTGCTGAGGAAGCCTTGgaagcaaaacaaaaagtaaCAAATAGCTTGTCTGCTACCTATGATTctattgtatttataattttgtga